The following are encoded in a window of Leptotrichia trevisanii DSM 22070 genomic DNA:
- a CDS encoding nucleotidyl transferase AbiEii/AbiGii toxin family protein, producing the protein MKEWQKDRIDIIKKILPKLGENYVLKGGTALLLYYGLDRFSEDVDLDSISGNMNILNKLKTIGQNKWNMSIKKDTETVFRVMVDYGATNNYGDYPLKIEISSRNKKFLQSKIYDYKNIAGVNVYSLEEILKMKIRTFNDRDKIRDFYDLSYFLKKQPEKFTKDMLIDFKERMDYKNLDTLSYLLKEEFEKNELKDISKNSEEIVLETYDKIENLVINYSKNKNLELNSERNKEIER; encoded by the coding sequence ATGAAAGAGTGGCAAAAGGACAGAATTGACATAATAAAAAAAATTTTACCAAAATTAGGTGAAAATTATGTTTTAAAAGGTGGAACAGCTTTATTATTATATTACGGATTAGATCGCTTTTCAGAAGATGTTGATTTGGATTCAATTAGTGGAAATATGAATATACTGAATAAATTAAAAACTATTGGACAGAATAAATGGAATATGAGCATAAAAAAAGATACAGAAACAGTTTTTAGAGTAATGGTTGATTATGGAGCAACAAATAATTATGGAGACTATCCTTTAAAAATTGAAATTTCTTCCCGAAATAAAAAATTTTTACAATCTAAAATTTATGATTATAAAAATATTGCAGGAGTTAATGTTTATTCATTAGAGGAAATTTTAAAGATGAAAATAAGAACATTTAATGATAGGGATAAAATAAGAGATTTTTATGATTTGTCCTATTTTTTGAAAAAACAGCCTGAAAAATTTACAAAAGATATGCTGATAGACTTTAAAGAGCGTATGGATTATAAAAATTTGGATACTCTATCATATTTATTAAAGGAAGAATTTGAAAAAAATGAATTAAAGGATATTTCAAAAAATTCAGAAGAAATAGTTTTAGAAACGTATGATAAGATTGAAAATTTAGTTATCAATTATTCTAAAAATAAAAATTTGGAATTAAATTCTGAAAGGAATAAAGAAATAGAAAGATAA